The Pedobacter mucosus genome window below encodes:
- a CDS encoding DEAD/DEAH box helicase, with protein MAKSFEEFKLNRQILNAVADAGYTVATPIQEKAIAPVLSGQDIFGIAETGTGKTAAFVLPILMQLKYAQGENPRALILSPTRELAMQIAEQVKLFSTYTDLRSLVIFGGIGPKTQKEQIKKGIDILIATPGRFLDLYLDGDINTQSLKFLVLDEADKMMDMGFIGSIHRILEIVPRKRQNLLFSATMSELVQKIAGDFLNNPLVIEASEQATPAANVTQALYFVPNFKTKINLLQHLLKNDETFKRLIIFCKTKTVADNIYSFIERRYGTANVRVIHANKGQNTRINSINSFKEGNIRVLVATDVASRGIDVSDVSHVINFDVPIIIEDYVHRIGRTGRAFSKGDAITFATDAEKYYIRKIEKLIRQYIPVVEIPEGVFIDETPYEERQFIAKEIDLQKRKEDPEFKGAFHEKKHAAAIDKKVREKAKEKAGKTIKSFKKGKKFDKKNNEI; from the coding sequence ATGGCAAAATCGTTTGAAGAATTTAAGTTAAATAGGCAAATTTTAAATGCAGTTGCCGATGCAGGTTACACCGTTGCCACGCCAATACAGGAGAAAGCCATTGCGCCAGTGCTATCTGGACAGGATATTTTCGGTATTGCAGAAACTGGAACAGGAAAAACTGCAGCTTTCGTTTTGCCAATTTTAATGCAATTAAAATATGCTCAAGGTGAAAATCCAAGGGCTTTAATTTTATCGCCGACACGCGAATTAGCCATGCAAATTGCCGAACAAGTGAAGTTATTTTCTACGTATACAGATCTACGATCACTTGTAATTTTTGGCGGAATCGGTCCGAAAACTCAAAAGGAACAAATTAAAAAAGGTATCGATATTTTAATTGCTACACCTGGTAGATTTCTAGATTTATATTTAGACGGCGACATTAATACGCAGAGCTTAAAGTTTTTAGTATTAGATGAAGCTGATAAAATGATGGATATGGGCTTTATTGGCTCTATCCATAGAATTTTGGAGATTGTTCCTCGTAAACGTCAAAATTTATTGTTTTCAGCAACAATGAGCGAATTGGTTCAAAAAATCGCTGGAGATTTTTTGAATAATCCATTGGTAATTGAGGCTTCAGAACAGGCTACACCTGCGGCTAATGTAACTCAAGCGTTGTATTTTGTTCCTAATTTTAAAACGAAAATTAATTTACTTCAGCATTTATTAAAGAATGATGAGACCTTTAAACGACTCATAATTTTCTGTAAAACCAAAACTGTTGCTGATAATATTTACAGTTTTATTGAACGTAGATATGGTACAGCAAATGTTAGGGTAATCCATGCAAATAAAGGTCAGAATACTAGAATTAATTCTATTAATAGCTTTAAAGAAGGTAATATCCGTGTTTTAGTGGCAACAGATGTGGCAAGTAGGGGTATTGATGTGAGTGATGTTAGTCATGTAATAAATTTTGACGTACCCATTATTATTGAAGATTATGTACACCGTATTGGTAGAACAGGACGGGCTTTTTCTAAAGGTGATGCGATTACTTTTGCTACGGATGCGGAAAAATATTACATCCGTAAAATTGAAAAACTAATTCGCCAATATATTCCAGTTGTAGAAATACCTGAAGGTGTTTTTATAGATGAAACACCTTACGAGGAACGTCAGTTTATTGCTAAAGAAATTGATTTGCAGAAACGTAAGGAAGATCCAGAATTTAAAGGCGCCTTCCACGAGAAGAAGCATGCTGCGGCGATTGATAAAAAAGTAAGAGAAAAAGCAAAAGAGAAGGCTGGAAAGACAATTAAAAGTTTCAAAAAAGGCAAGAAATTTGATAAGAAAAATAATGAAATTTAG
- the gldC gene encoding gliding motility protein GldC, producing the protein MKTAEIKITVELDDSNNPDNILWESTDAETTDKVPVKAMILALWDHNYKNSMRIDLWTKDMPVDEMKRFFYETLQTMGDSFLKATNETLIVEDLRDYCAHFADKMGIIEGQ; encoded by the coding sequence ATGAAGACAGCAGAAATTAAAATTACAGTCGAATTAGATGATAGCAATAATCCAGATAATATACTTTGGGAAAGTACAGATGCTGAAACGACTGATAAAGTACCCGTAAAAGCGATGATTTTAGCACTTTGGGATCATAATTATAAAAATTCAATGCGTATTGATCTTTGGACAAAAGACATGCCGGTTGATGAGATGAAGCGCTTTTTCTATGAAACTTTGCAAACCATGGGTGATAGCTTTTTAAAAGCCACAAATGAAACGTTGATTGTTGAAGATTTACGTGATTATTGCGCTCACTTTGCTGATAAAATGGGGATAATTGAAGGACAATAA
- a CDS encoding methylated-DNA--[protein]-cysteine S-methyltransferase: MENHFASHIESPIGKITILAGDDFVFKITFSEIDLTCLHENLLTQKVAMQLQLYFHGTLKYFDFPIKQKGTEFQQEVWQKLSNIPYAQTVSYTKFSIHKPLAIRAIAAANGKNNLAIVIPCHRVIGSNGKLVGYAGGLWRKKWLLQHEKEIAKIGQTELRF, from the coding sequence ATGGAAAATCATTTTGCATCTCATATTGAATCGCCAATAGGCAAAATAACCATTTTAGCTGGGGATGATTTCGTATTTAAAATTACTTTTTCAGAAATAGATTTAACATGCTTACATGAAAACTTGCTTACGCAGAAAGTTGCTATGCAATTACAATTATATTTCCATGGCACTTTAAAATATTTTGATTTCCCTATAAAACAAAAAGGAACTGAATTTCAGCAAGAGGTTTGGCAAAAATTATCAAATATACCATATGCTCAAACTGTTTCTTATACAAAATTTTCAATCCATAAACCCTTAGCGATACGAGCCATTGCAGCAGCTAATGGAAAAAATAATTTGGCGATTGTGATTCCCTGCCATCGCGTAATAGGTAGTAATGGCAAATTAGTTGGTTATGCTGGTGGATTATGGAGAAAAAAGTGGTTATTACAGCACGAAAAGGAAATTGCAAAAATAGGTCAGACAGAACTAAGATTTTAA
- a CDS encoding heme exporter protein CcmB → MQLAKEVKYLIHKEVLLEWRSKYTINGVLLYVVSTIFTCYLSFVSLGDKLTWNALFWIIMLFASINGVSKSFLQETKGQQLYSYVLASPAAILISKTVYNTLLMLILTTIALGFYSLVFDTFTPPDLLMYYVAVILGAISFSTVFTMVSAIASKSGNGGMLMAILSFPIIIPVLILLIKLSKNAVDGLPWDTSYDEIAMLLAVNVITVSTSLLLFPYLWRD, encoded by the coding sequence ATGCAGCTGGCCAAAGAAGTTAAATATTTAATTCACAAGGAGGTACTATTAGAATGGCGCTCTAAGTATACCATTAATGGTGTTTTACTCTATGTAGTTTCCACTATTTTTACTTGCTATCTATCATTTGTAAGCCTTGGTGATAAGTTAACATGGAATGCATTATTTTGGATAATTATGCTTTTTGCTTCAATAAACGGGGTTTCAAAAAGCTTTCTTCAAGAAACTAAGGGGCAACAGTTATATAGCTACGTTTTAGCAAGTCCGGCGGCAATACTAATTTCAAAAACAGTTTATAATACACTGCTAATGTTGATTTTAACAACTATTGCTTTGGGTTTTTACTCGTTGGTTTTTGATACATTTACCCCTCCAGATCTATTAATGTATTATGTTGCTGTTATTTTGGGTGCCATAAGTTTCTCAACTGTATTTACAATGGTTTCTGCGATTGCAAGTAAATCAGGAAATGGTGGGATGTTAATGGCAATTTTAAGTTTCCCCATCATAATTCCGGTGCTTATTTTACTCATAAAATTATCTAAAAATGCAGTAGATGGTTTACCTTGGGATACCAGTTACGATGAAATAGCCATGTTATTGGCTGTTAATGTGATTACAGTTTCTACATCGTTATTGTTATTTCCATACCTTTGGAGAGATTAG
- the ccsA gene encoding cytochrome c biogenesis protein CcsA, with amino-acid sequence MNKTWWKILGSMLVIYTAIAGLLLGVPRLPILNETIRNLYFHVPMWFAMIVLFSISVFYSIKSLSTKSEIDDLKAVESVNAGIIFGILGLVTGAIWAKFTWGQFWSFDPKQNFAAISILLYFAYLILRNAIDEEQKRAKISAIYNIFAFPMMVVLLFVLPRLKDSLHPGNGGNPGFNSYDLDSRMRMVFYPACLGWILIGYWVYTIRFRIRSIENKQQS; translated from the coding sequence ATGAATAAAACTTGGTGGAAAATTTTAGGTTCAATGCTGGTCATTTATACTGCAATTGCAGGATTATTGCTTGGCGTACCGCGTTTACCTATTTTAAATGAAACAATCAGAAATTTGTATTTCCACGTACCAATGTGGTTTGCCATGATTGTTTTGTTTTCTATCTCCGTTTTTTACAGCATTAAGTCGCTAAGTACAAAAAGTGAAATAGATGATTTAAAAGCTGTTGAAAGTGTTAATGCAGGTATTATTTTCGGAATTTTAGGTTTAGTTACCGGTGCAATTTGGGCCAAATTTACTTGGGGACAGTTTTGGAGCTTTGATCCGAAACAAAATTTTGCAGCAATTTCTATTCTCCTTTATTTCGCTTATTTAATACTTCGCAATGCGATAGATGAAGAACAAAAAAGAGCTAAAATTTCTGCTATCTATAATATTTTTGCTTTTCCGATGATGGTGGTTTTACTTTTCGTTTTACCACGATTAAAAGATTCATTACATCCTGGCAATGGCGGTAACCCGGGTTTTAATAGTTACGATTTAGATAGTCGTATGCGAATGGTTTTTTATCCTGCCTGTTTAGGATGGATTTTAATAGGTTATTGGGTTTATACTATTCGTTTCAGGATTCGTTCCATAGAAAATAAACAACAATCATAA
- a CDS encoding CcmD family protein, whose amino-acid sequence MKKIAFSLILMLVTLQLFAQNNDVEMADTLRNDGKIYVVVICIVIILVGLLLYLFSLDKRLKKIEKENILKN is encoded by the coding sequence ATGAAAAAAATTGCTTTCTCTCTAATATTAATGCTGGTTACATTACAGCTATTTGCGCAAAATAACGATGTAGAAATGGCCGATACGCTTCGAAACGATGGTAAAATATACGTTGTTGTTATCTGTATCGTAATTATTCTGGTTGGTTTATTGCTGTATCTTTTCTCGTTAGACAAAAGATTAAAAAAAATCGAAAAAGAAAATATCTTAAAAAACTAA
- a CDS encoding Glu/Leu/Phe/Val family dehydrogenase produces MANLADENKFFADVCKNFDSAAQFTNHPEGLLNQIKACNSVYRFQFPIRRGNGFEVIDAWRVEHSHHMSPTKGGIRYSEMVNEDEVMALAALMTYKCAIVNVPFGGAKGGIKINTKQYSVAELETITRRYTTELIKKNFIGPGIDVPAPDYGSGEREMSWIADTYMTMNPGQLDALGCVTGKPIALHGIHGRKEATGRGVAYAVRECVDVAEDMAKIGLKAGLGDKKVIVQGLGNVGYHSAKFLSEFGATIVGLCEFEGAIYNPNGLNVDEVFAHRKNTGSILGFPGAKDFRNSMEGLEQECDILVPAALENQFTELNIRNIKAKIIAEGANGPTTPEAEAIFTEMGGIIIPDMYCNAGGVTVSYFEWLKNLSHVAFGRMENRYAANSNANLINTLENLTGKTILPEHRMMIVKGASEIELVNSGLEDTMIHSYHEIRETLKIKPGTQTLRTAAFVNSIDKIAVSYMNLGVWP; encoded by the coding sequence ATGGCTAATCTAGCAGACGAGAACAAGTTTTTTGCAGATGTGTGTAAAAACTTTGACAGTGCGGCTCAATTCACCAATCATCCGGAAGGTTTATTGAACCAGATTAAAGCGTGTAACAGTGTATATCGTTTCCAATTTCCTATTCGCCGTGGAAACGGTTTTGAAGTTATTGATGCTTGGCGTGTTGAACATTCTCACCACATGAGCCCTACAAAAGGGGGTATTCGCTATAGCGAAATGGTAAACGAGGATGAAGTAATGGCGCTTGCAGCTTTAATGACATACAAATGTGCTATTGTTAATGTTCCATTTGGTGGCGCAAAAGGTGGTATCAAAATTAACACTAAACAATATAGTGTTGCTGAGTTAGAAACGATCACTCGTCGTTATACTACGGAGTTAATCAAGAAAAATTTTATTGGTCCCGGTATTGATGTTCCTGCTCCTGATTATGGATCTGGTGAACGTGAAATGAGCTGGATTGCAGATACTTACATGACTATGAATCCTGGTCAGTTGGATGCTCTGGGCTGTGTAACTGGTAAACCAATTGCATTACACGGAATCCACGGACGAAAAGAAGCTACTGGTAGAGGAGTTGCTTATGCGGTTCGTGAGTGTGTAGATGTTGCTGAAGATATGGCTAAAATCGGTTTAAAAGCTGGTTTAGGAGATAAAAAAGTAATCGTTCAAGGTTTAGGAAACGTAGGTTACCATTCTGCAAAATTTTTATCAGAGTTTGGCGCTACCATTGTTGGTCTTTGTGAATTTGAAGGTGCAATTTATAATCCAAACGGATTAAATGTAGATGAGGTTTTCGCTCATCGTAAAAATACCGGTTCTATTTTAGGTTTTCCAGGAGCGAAAGATTTCAGAAATTCGATGGAAGGTTTAGAGCAAGAATGTGATATCCTTGTTCCAGCCGCTTTAGAAAATCAATTTACGGAACTTAACATTCGTAATATAAAAGCTAAAATTATTGCTGAAGGTGCAAACGGGCCTACAACTCCAGAAGCCGAAGCTATATTTACAGAAATGGGTGGTATCATCATTCCTGATATGTATTGTAACGCTGGTGGTGTTACCGTTTCTTATTTTGAGTGGTTAAAAAATCTTTCCCACGTGGCTTTCGGTCGTATGGAGAATCGTTATGCAGCAAATTCTAATGCAAATCTGATTAATACATTGGAGAATTTAACAGGTAAAACCATTCTCCCGGAACATAGAATGATGATCGTTAAAGGTGCTTCAGAAATCGAATTGGTTAACTCTGGTTTGGAAGATACCATGATTCATTCTTATCATGAGATTCGCGAAACTTTAAAAATTAAACCGGGTACGCAAACTCTAAGAACAGCTGCGTTTGTAAATTCAATTGATAAAATTGCGGTGTCTTATATGAACTTAGGCGTTTGGCCATAG
- a CDS encoding Na+/H+ antiporter codes for MLHDNLILILVLLLGVTLLVMIGQKLRISYPIFLVIAGLLIGFIPGIPPLKIDPDIVFLLFLPPLLYEAAWFTSWKNFWEYKGAIFLMAVGLVFITSVAVAYFSVAFIPGFTLALGFLLGGIISPPDAVAAAAVLKGVKIPKMVSSLLEGESLVNDASSLIVFKFALATVVTGTFVLQDAAVNFVSVAGFGILIGIGIGGIFYAIHRWLPTTENIDTVLTLLTPYFMYIVAEHFKTSGVMAVVSGGLLLSSQSHIILTSNSRIKSVSVWSAVIFMLNGVVFILIGLALPDIVAGLGPEYPISVAIGYGIGITILALLVRFVWLFSTARITSFFNKKTRLRYQGMTWHSSIVIVYAGMRGVVSLAAALSIPVMIADQIPFPLRNLILFITFVVIFITLVIQGLTLPLVVKLLNIPEMKNKLSEKEQSIKIKLKLIDLSLDKLKTDYQYQCTHNELMINLKAELQHSLVEQKDTLQAYNKGDIDKHDLKAYHEIMVDLIKVQRKELHHLKSNKDYDDDIIRKEEWRLDLEELGITSSE; via the coding sequence ATGCTGCACGACAATTTAATTTTAATCTTAGTTTTATTACTTGGCGTAACCCTTCTGGTTATGATTGGCCAAAAACTGAGAATTTCATACCCCATATTTTTGGTTATAGCTGGCTTGCTAATTGGATTTATACCTGGTATTCCGCCTTTGAAAATAGATCCTGACATTGTATTTCTACTGTTTTTACCACCCCTACTTTATGAAGCTGCGTGGTTTACCTCATGGAAAAATTTTTGGGAGTATAAAGGCGCTATTTTTTTGATGGCTGTTGGTTTAGTTTTTATTACATCTGTAGCCGTAGCTTATTTTTCCGTAGCATTTATACCTGGTTTTACGCTGGCTCTGGGTTTTTTGTTAGGCGGGATTATTTCTCCTCCTGATGCCGTTGCCGCGGCCGCCGTTTTAAAAGGTGTAAAAATTCCCAAAATGGTTAGTTCACTTTTAGAAGGCGAAAGTTTAGTTAATGATGCATCGAGTTTAATTGTTTTTAAGTTTGCGTTAGCCACGGTGGTTACCGGAACTTTTGTTCTCCAAGATGCCGCGGTTAATTTTGTATCTGTTGCCGGCTTTGGTATTTTGATTGGTATCGGCATAGGAGGAATATTTTACGCCATTCATCGATGGTTGCCTACCACAGAAAATATTGATACGGTGTTAACTTTACTCACTCCTTATTTTATGTATATTGTTGCAGAGCACTTTAAAACCTCAGGTGTAATGGCTGTTGTTTCGGGAGGTCTATTATTATCAAGCCAATCGCACATCATTTTAACTTCTAATTCACGAATAAAATCGGTTTCAGTTTGGTCGGCGGTTATCTTCATGTTAAATGGCGTCGTTTTTATCTTAATTGGATTGGCATTGCCAGATATTGTAGCTGGTTTAGGTCCAGAATATCCAATTTCTGTAGCAATAGGTTATGGGATAGGCATTACCATTTTAGCGCTTTTAGTGCGTTTTGTTTGGCTTTTCTCAACGGCTCGGATAACCAGTTTTTTTAACAAGAAGACACGATTGCGTTACCAAGGAATGACCTGGCATTCATCAATCGTAATTGTTTATGCAGGAATGCGAGGCGTTGTCTCTTTAGCAGCTGCACTTTCTATCCCAGTAATGATTGCTGATCAAATTCCTTTCCCTCTCCGGAATTTAATTTTGTTTATCACCTTTGTGGTCATATTTATTACGCTGGTGATACAAGGTTTAACGCTACCACTTGTTGTTAAATTACTGAATATTCCAGAAATGAAAAATAAGCTTTCTGAAAAGGAACAAAGTATCAAAATTAAATTAAAGTTGATTGATCTATCATTGGATAAATTAAAAACCGATTATCAATATCAATGTACACATAATGAATTGATGATAAATTTGAAAGCAGAGCTGCAACATTCTTTAGTAGAGCAGAAAGATACCTTGCAAGCTTATAATAAAGGTGATATTGATAAACACGATTTAAAAGCATACCATGAAATAATGGTTGATTTAATTAAAGTTCAACGCAAGGAATTACATCATCTTAAGAGTAACAAAGATTATGATGATGATATTATTCGGAAAGAAGAGTGGAGATTAGATTTAGAGGAATTGGGTATTACTTCTTCGGAATAG
- a CDS encoding cytochrome c maturation protein CcmE domain-containing protein, with amino-acid sequence MKKSAIIGLITIAISVGILFSLNANTDTYSNFKQAASSDKEEHVMGYWEKSEGIYYDAVKDANHFSFHMKDDKGEVREVIYNGTKPQDFEKSEKLVLIGKMDKDKFYASKILMKCPSKYNDNLVEVNKDGKVEVSGNGEKKI; translated from the coding sequence ATGAAGAAAAGTGCAATAATTGGACTAATCACAATTGCAATTTCCGTTGGAATTTTATTCAGCTTAAACGCCAATACGGATACTTATTCAAATTTTAAGCAAGCAGCATCCTCTGATAAAGAAGAGCATGTAATGGGCTATTGGGAAAAATCGGAAGGCATTTATTATGACGCAGTAAAGGATGCAAACCATTTTTCTTTTCATATGAAAGATGATAAGGGGGAGGTTAGGGAAGTAATTTACAATGGTACAAAACCTCAGGATTTTGAGAAATCGGAGAAATTAGTTTTAATTGGAAAGATGGATAAAGACAAGTTTTATGCATCAAAGATTTTAATGAAATGCCCATCGAAATATAATGATAACCTTGTTGAAGTTAACAAAGATGGCAAGGTTGAAGTGAGCGGGAACGGCGAGAAAAAAATATAA
- a CDS encoding heme lyase CcmF/NrfE family subunit, translated as MDIQFVGENLLPGKIGQFFIVLAFSASLLSTISYFFAARDKNLEDKSWRNLGRIGFLVNWASIIGIGVTLFYLILGHYNEYNYVYFHSSKELPVYYIVSAFWEGQEGSFWLWAFWQSFLGALLIWKAKSWESPVMTVVAFSQVFLTSMLLGVEILGERIGSSPFILLRDAVDLKAMAPVVFANPENFKDYLKFITDGRGLNPLLQNYWMVIHPPTLFLGFASMVVPFAYGIAGLWQKRYKEWIKPAMPWTLFAVMVLGTGIIMGSFWAYEALNFGGFWAWDPVENASLIPWLTLIGAVHVMIAYKNTGHAYFTAIALVFLSFLLVLYASFLTRSGILGDTSVHSFTDMGMFGHLILYNVVFAVLAVFLVVWRWKELPITTKDEETYSREFWMFIGALVVTIACIQVIFSTSVPVFNRAFGTNFSPPIDAVKYYNQWQAPFAVLITLISGFSQYLKYKRTDPRKFYSSLISAVVFAIVLTAGLAYVADIYTNTMYILITFSCLFAIISNANVLYQAFGGKGKLVGSAVAHIGFAFLILGALISAATNKPISINANNFIPVKDFEKTEKPGENIMLYKNEPKEMGKYTVTYVSDTTEAPNTIYTLNFKVLDKKSGKIKEDFNLHPHVQDNEKMGLIASPDTKHYLTYDVYTHITSAAIKTASHDDHEGHSDDENYKAPRIVKVSVGDTIHTSSGIVTVKELNRKPTAKDLVLAQGDYAVGLPLEINSGGKLYNTEPIFLIKGNNTFDFARKVEGLDLKFRFSRVLPDEKKVELQIFEKPQQAKDWVVFKAIEFPFINLYWAGTIVMVIGFLISIFRRRKEARTA; from the coding sequence ATGGATATTCAATTTGTAGGCGAAAACCTGTTGCCGGGTAAAATCGGGCAGTTTTTTATTGTATTGGCATTTAGTGCATCATTGCTATCAACTATTTCGTACTTTTTTGCTGCTCGCGATAAAAATTTAGAGGATAAATCTTGGCGAAATTTAGGTAGAATTGGATTTTTAGTAAACTGGGCCAGCATAATTGGTATCGGCGTAACACTTTTTTACTTGATTCTTGGACATTACAACGAATATAATTACGTTTATTTCCACTCTTCAAAAGAGTTACCTGTTTATTATATTGTTTCTGCATTTTGGGAAGGACAGGAAGGAAGTTTCTGGCTTTGGGCTTTCTGGCAATCGTTTTTAGGAGCGCTTTTAATTTGGAAAGCTAAATCATGGGAAAGTCCTGTAATGACTGTTGTTGCATTCTCACAAGTATTTTTAACCTCAATGTTATTGGGTGTAGAAATTTTAGGTGAAAGAATTGGAAGTTCCCCATTTATATTATTAAGAGATGCCGTTGATTTAAAGGCAATGGCTCCTGTAGTTTTTGCAAACCCAGAAAACTTTAAAGATTACCTTAAATTTATTACCGATGGTAGGGGTTTAAATCCGCTATTACAAAATTATTGGATGGTTATTCACCCACCAACTTTGTTTTTAGGTTTTGCGAGTATGGTTGTTCCTTTTGCTTACGGAATAGCTGGTTTATGGCAAAAAAGATATAAAGAATGGATTAAACCTGCGATGCCATGGACACTTTTTGCGGTTATGGTTTTAGGAACAGGAATTATTATGGGTTCTTTTTGGGCGTATGAGGCCTTAAACTTTGGTGGGTTTTGGGCATGGGACCCAGTAGAAAATGCATCACTAATTCCTTGGTTAACACTAATTGGAGCAGTACATGTGATGATTGCTTATAAAAATACTGGCCATGCTTATTTTACTGCAATTGCCCTTGTATTTTTAAGCTTTCTTTTAGTTCTATATGCCTCATTCCTAACCAGAAGCGGAATTTTAGGCGATACTTCCGTTCACTCATTTACCGATATGGGAATGTTTGGACATTTAATTTTATACAACGTTGTATTTGCAGTTTTAGCTGTTTTTTTAGTAGTTTGGAGATGGAAAGAGTTACCGATTACTACAAAAGATGAAGAAACCTATTCACGCGAATTTTGGATGTTTATTGGTGCTCTAGTAGTTACAATTGCTTGTATTCAAGTTATTTTCTCTACATCAGTTCCTGTATTTAACAGAGCCTTTGGAACAAATTTCTCACCTCCAATAGATGCTGTAAAATATTATAATCAATGGCAAGCACCCTTTGCGGTTCTAATAACATTGATTTCTGGGTTTTCACAATACTTGAAATATAAACGAACCGATCCTCGTAAATTTTATAGCAGCTTAATCTCCGCCGTTGTTTTCGCCATTGTGTTAACAGCCGGTTTAGCTTATGTGGCCGATATTTACACCAATACGATGTATATATTGATTACGTTTAGTTGTTTATTCGCGATCATTTCTAATGCTAATGTTTTATACCAAGCTTTTGGTGGTAAAGGGAAATTAGTTGGATCAGCAGTTGCGCATATTGGTTTCGCATTCTTAATATTAGGTGCATTAATTTCTGCTGCTACAAATAAGCCAATTTCTATCAACGCTAATAATTTTATTCCGGTAAAGGATTTTGAAAAAACCGAGAAACCTGGTGAGAACATCATGTTGTATAAAAACGAGCCGAAGGAAATGGGCAAGTACACCGTAACTTATGTTAGTGATACTACAGAGGCGCCGAACACGATTTACACCTTAAATTTTAAGGTTCTTGATAAGAAAAGCGGAAAAATAAAAGAAGATTTTAATCTTCATCCTCATGTTCAGGATAATGAAAAAATGGGCTTAATTGCTTCTCCAGATACGAAACATTATTTAACTTACGATGTGTATACGCACATTACAAGTGCTGCAATAAAAACAGCTTCTCATGATGATCATGAAGGCCATTCTGATGATGAAAATTATAAAGCGCCACGAATTGTTAAAGTTTCTGTAGGCGATACGATTCATACTTCTAGCGGAATTGTTACGGTAAAAGAATTAAATAGAAAGCCAACGGCTAAAGATTTAGTTTTAGCGCAAGGAGATTATGCGGTAGGTTTGCCATTAGAAATTAATTCTGGCGGAAAGCTTTATAATACCGAACCAATTTTTTTAATTAAAGGAAATAATACTTTTGATTTTGCCCGCAAGGTGGAAGGACTAGATTTGAAATTTCGTTTCTCAAGGGTTTTACCTGATGAGAAAAAAGTTGAACTACAGATTTTTGAAAAACCTCAGCAAGCTAAAGATTGGGTTGTATTTAAAGCGATAGAATTCCCTTTCATCAATTTATATTGGGCCGGAACAATTGTAATGGTTATAGGATTCTTGATTTCCATTTTCAGACGAAGAAAAGAAGCTAGAACTGCTTAA
- a CDS encoding Rossmann-like and DUF2520 domain-containing protein, translating into MKIVILGSGNVATHLAKSLYEKGDEIVQVFSPNLENAKLLADKIGSRFTNHLNQVNHDADLYIIAVKDDAIEAVAKGLTNVNGLVVHTSGTTDLKILSTLIKHSGVFYPLQTFSKDKDIVFDEIPICIEAASEIQVNILTKLAKKISNQVYHLDGEKRKVLHLAAVFAGNFSNHLYTLANQILKENNLDFNIIRPLIAETADKVKKNLPENVQTGPALRDDESTINKHLSMLTDLPELQKIYQTLSNSIKITHK; encoded by the coding sequence ATGAAGATTGTAATTTTAGGTTCGGGAAATGTAGCTACTCATCTAGCAAAATCATTATATGAAAAAGGCGATGAGATTGTTCAGGTTTTTAGTCCGAATTTAGAAAACGCCAAGCTTTTAGCCGATAAAATTGGTTCAAGGTTTACTAATCATTTAAATCAAGTAAATCATGATGCAGATTTATACATTATTGCAGTTAAAGATGATGCTATAGAAGCGGTTGCAAAAGGTTTAACAAATGTTAATGGGTTGGTTGTTCATACATCAGGCACAACAGATTTAAAGATTTTATCAACCCTTATAAAGCATTCAGGTGTTTTTTATCCTTTGCAAACTTTTTCAAAAGATAAAGATATTGTATTTGATGAAATACCAATTTGTATTGAGGCAGCGTCTGAAATTCAGGTAAATATATTGACCAAACTTGCAAAAAAAATAAGTAACCAGGTTTACCATTTGGATGGAGAGAAAAGAAAAGTTTTGCACTTAGCTGCTGTTTTTGCAGGGAATTTTTCTAATCATCTTTATACTTTGGCGAATCAAATTTTAAAAGAAAACAATTTAGATTTCAATATCATCCGACCGTTAATAGCTGAAACAGCAGATAAGGTGAAAAAAAATTTACCTGAAAATGTACAAACCGGACCAGCGCTTCGTGATGATGAAAGTACTATAAATAAGCACTTAAGCATGCTAACAGACCTGCCTGAATTGCAGAAAATTTATCAAACATTAAGCAATAGCATTAAAATAACACACAAATAG